TCCCAGAATGCTGGTGTAAAGTTAAATGGGAATTCTGATCCTTTTCCTGCTCCGAGAAAGTCAACTACGCCATCATCTGATGATTGGGAATGCCTTTTTCCGAAACCCGGCTGACCAACGGGATCATGTTGCGGGCCGGACCCCAGCTTGTCCCATATCGCTGATGCTAATTTGTTTTTATCATAATCGGATAATCCCCCATACCAGCGTGAAAACTCTTCTCCAGCTATCAATTCATCCTTATAAACCCTATAAATTTGATTTTTATACTTTTGAACGTTTAAGAGGCCGTTGCTATCAAGATAACCCAAATTTTTCAAGGCGTTAAATAAATCCGTGCCATGTCGTTCAAAACCAGCACCAGAGCAGGCGTCAGTAAAATCAGAACCTGTAAAAATTGTAGTAAACGGATGGCCAGCTGTTGTATTTACATTTGTACTTGTGCAAAACTCATATGGCGCCCATGTTCCATCCTCATAGTTAGATGAATATATCTCTGATTCTGCGCGCGGGATGAACTTCATCATGTTAAGCAGGAAATTGTACCTGTTACTCAGCCATCTCTTGCCGCGCGGCGTGGTCTCATTATAAAGCAAATTCTCGAGCCCGTATTCCGGAGTTTCTGACGAGATGGGGAGCCACATCTGCGGCTTGATCTCTAGAGGATTGTCGTAACTCATTGCTTGATGTTCACCTTTTTATTTATTATTAAAGGGACTTCGCATTATCCGATCAGCTTTGAAACCGAATCCTGGAATGATCCCTGTTTTGTAAGCAGGTCCATGGCCATGGTGTTGATCGACTCGAGCTGGCTGGTATACCTGTTGATGACGAATAAAGCTGCTGCGGAACTTTTGTCGTCAAGTTTTATGCCGTTTATCTCAATGGACTTTGTGGTCGGGTCCGCCATTTCCATCGACACCTTATTCAGCGCATCGTACAAATAAATAAAAAGGTTCTTGAAACCGAATGATGTGGTAGAAAGATTCCCTGGTTTTGCCTGGGCACTTGATATAGAAAGCTGATCATTTATAGAGTCGAGTACCATTTCATTCTCCTTTAACGTCTTTCATGTTGCCTTTTTATCTATCTTAAGGGGTGCCCCGTTTTGCAAGACACCCCTATATCCTTGTTCTCTCAAGCTATACCCGATTAACCTTTTGCATCCCTCAGAGCGTTCTTCTGCATCGTCTGTTTTTCTTTTTCGGCTATTGCATCCGCTGAGCTTTTTACTTCTGTTCTGGCTGCCGCTGTTCCTATCACGAACAATTGCGCTGCTCCCACTTCCGTTCCTTTGCCTAATGTGATGTGCAGATTATTGCCGTTGTTGTCATACAAGTTCGGAAGCATTACGTCTGTCGGTGCATTGGCTACCATCGCACATGCTACATCTTCTATCCCTTTGTCATTTGCGATCAGATCTGCTACGACTCCTGCTATTGAGTTTGTCATCTTTTTTCACCCCCTCTCGTTTATTACTTCGTCATCGCCTTTCTATTTACTTATCGGTAACCGCCTGGGAATTCTTGCATGGAATATTGCGTTAAATATAGCTTATGGCTGAGCATATTTCAGCATGGCCTTTGCTATCGCATCCAGCTTCTGCGGTATGAGCGTCAGAGCCTGGATCGTGGTCTCTATGATGTTGCTTGACTGCCCTACCTGGAACAGCTCGCTAGCGTCAAGTCCGTCCGAAGCGTCAATATAAACGCCCAGACCCGGAAGATAGACACTGGCCGATTTGCCGGCCAGGCCCCTTGCCACATCGTTATTCTGCGTATCGAGGGCCAGTACCCTCTGGTATATGCCGTAGATCATATTTTGGCCCTGAGAAATTAAGCTCCCGCTTGTAGTAGTAGGTAAAGGATTCAAACCGTAAGGATTGGCCGCCACCAGTTCAGCAAGCGTCATTACGCCGTCATTGGTAAGGGGCGTTGCCAAAACATTAACTCCATCTCTCATCCAGTTCCATCCGAGAAGATTCTGAGAGTTAACGATTCCGGGTGCAGGACTAGTTCCAATAACCGAGCTCCATTCCGTGGCAAAATCGATCACTCCGTCGCTATTCGTATCCGTAAGCGCGAACATGAATTTGTTGATATCAATTGTATTATCACCGCTGTTAAGATATGAATAAAGGCGGCTTAATGTTCCGGTAAGATTTGTAATCGGAAGGTTTGATCCTACCCAGTCGCTCATACTTATTTTCCCGTCGCCATCCACGTCAATCGCTCCAAAATCCGCGGAAGTAAATATGCCCTGGTTCCAATTGGCTCTGTTAGTGTTGTTTATGTTAACATGTATATTCCAACGACTTAAAGTTATATCCGCATCGGTACCTCTTATATCGTCGAACATTTGATCTGATTCTGCGCGTGTCTTATTTATTCCGAGCGTGCTGACAAAGTCATACAATTCATCTTTGGAGATCTTCATGTCTCCATTGGCATCTAACATCGTAAAATCAGCACTTGATACCTGATCGCTATTCCAGGTATTTTTATAGAAAGTGTTTATTGTGTTAGTAAAGGCCAGATTTTGAGCTATGGTCGGGCTTGCTGCTAATGGAATTATTTTTGCTGTTCCAAGTGCCAGATTTGCATTCGAGTTTGTAAATCTGGTTATATTAGCTGCCGTGATCCCTAAACTGGTCAATGTGGAATTTTTTATGCCTCCGTTCCCGTTTGCGTCCAAGGACGATCTGAATATCCTTACTATATCGGCTAAGCCATAATTTCCGCTGTTAAATCTTGCTGCGTCAGCCACAAAGGCATTCAACCCTTGCGCGTTAATTACATATCCACCTGCTTCGCTTCTTGCTGCAAGATAATTGAATAATGTCGTATTAGCATGTAAAGGGTTAGTTGTAGCGGCCCATTCGCTTGCGTTAATTACCCCGTCATGGTTCGTGTCTATCGTAGTAAAGTCCATGTTGGTAAATAAACCTGCGACAGTCAATTTAGGAAGTTGATAAGAAGTCCATTCGTCTCTGGTTATCTTAAGATCATCGGAGGTTATATTTGTCCCTGTATGTTTTAGGGGATTGGCTACAGTATTGAATGATGTGGCAATATTTGAATTTGTCGTACCAACCCTGTAATCACTCGGATCAATGTTGTTGCTGCTAAGATACGCTTTGAATCCGTTCTCGGTTACTATTCCGTCTTGAAATCCGTCGGCACTGTCCATGGCATCAAAATCCGCGGCTGACATGAATTGATCTGCAGTCGCAGTAGTAAAATCAGAACAATCTACAGTTGTTCCTGTATCACTGCCGTCTGTTATTGTTACCGGATTTTGAATCGCTGCCATTATTTTCTCCGATCAGCCGTTCTTTATTCTCTATTTATCTATCGGAACGGTTTTCATGTAACTTGCATAGATATTGATCATCTTTCAAGAAACCCGTTTTTCCTTTCCGCCGATTCAACCCTGCCTATGAGATCAAATACGGTATCAGTCTTGCTATACGAACCTTTTTCCTGCTTATGTCTTTTTATATCACTCTTGTCCTTGCCTGCGTTCTTTGACACGGGAGCCAGGAACCCGAACCCGGCGTTCTTGACCGCTTCCAGAAAAGCGCCCGAGTTGGCTGCCGGCCGGCTCGTACTGTGGTTTTTCCCCGCATCGACGGAATTGGATGAAAAATATGGGTTGATGATGTTCATGGTCTTATCCTATACGACAACATTCAATGTCATGTTCTTATTGAAAAGCATGTTCACATCTTCAGAATTCACGGCTGGATTTGTTTTTTCAGCACCCGCCACGTTGGTCCCCGCATTATTACCTTTCAGGAATTCCTGCGCGGTCTGCTCGTATGCGTCCCGCAGCTGGGTCGCGAGGCCTTTTGAACCTTGATTTACCGGTTGTCCTTGCGTCATCTATTTATTACTCCCCTGTTTTAAAGCGTCTTTTATGACATCCAATTCGGGGGTTGACACTTGAATATTGCTCATGACCGGAAGCGAAACGTTCGTGTTTGGCGAGACGAAAGACATCTTCAACTCGTTCAATATCGAATTGACCTGAGCGTTAACTGTATCTATGTCTACTCTTGCCGCCATTATTGTTTCCTCAATATATTGTTCGTTCTATATGACGTAAAACTTGCAGTGTTTTCAATTGCCGCTCACCGCCGGCTCTTCCTTTTTCGCCTCGGACTGCTTCTCCGCTTCCGAGATGACCTCCATGATCGCCTCGATGACCTTCTCGTCGCACCATTCCGGGAACTCCAATTTACAATTATCCATATCAAGTAATTTATCGGAACATCACGGTATTAACTTGCATGGATCAAGGAAAAAGTGGCGCAGTTGCGGTTAGATCACGCGGTCCGGCAAAAACGAACTTGACGCGGGGATCTTTGAACCCGCTCTTATACGGCAGCGGCTGGCTATGATACTGTCCTTTCCGATGACGGTACCGTTCTCGATATAACACCAGCTGCCTATTACGCTTTCGTCTATCTCGACCCCGCGGTCCACAACGGTTTCAGGCCATATTATGGTGTCCTTTATCAAGGAATTTCCGCGGATAATACAGTTATCACCTATTATGACATTACCTTCAAAACGGGCACTCGGATCTATTTTGCAGTTGCGTCCGGCCAGGACGCGGTCACTGCCGTGCCGTTTCTTTTTTTTCAGCATGTCAAAATTTGCTGTCTTGTAATTATGGATATTGCCGATATCCTTCCAGTAGCCGGCCTGTTCCATGCCGTAAAAAGGCATATTATTTGCCGCCAATTCCGGAAAAAGCTGCTTTCCAAAATCAAATGAGTTGTCGTTCGGTATCATTTTAAGTATCTCACGGTTAAAAATATAAACTCCGGTATTTGCAAAATTGCTCAGAGCTTCCTCTCTTTTCGGTTTTTCCTGGAACGCTGTTATTTTACAGTCCGCGTCGCGTATCACGACCCCGAACTCAGACGTGTCTTCAACCCTGGTCAAAGCGATCGTCGCAAGGGCTTTTTTTCTTCTGTGGAATGAAATAAGCTTCTTAAGATCGATATCCATCAAAACATCGCTGCTCAGGACGATAAACTCCCTGTCGGAAAGATGTGCCGACACGGCCATTTTTTTTATGCCGCCGGCCGTTCCAAGAAGCGTTTCTTCGAACGAGTAATTTATATGCACCCCGAACCCCGAACCGTCCTTGAAATAGTGCTGTATCTGTTCGGGAAAATAATGGAGATTGGCGGTTAGATCTTTTATGCCGTGTTTTTTCAGCAGTTTGATATTGTATTCCATTACAGGGACATTGCATATGGGGACAAGAGGTTTAGGTATCGCAAGTGTAAGAGGCTCAAGGCGTGTCCCGACGCCAGCGGCCATAATGAATGCTTTCATCCGAGTAGTCTGACCCTTCTTAAATGGCGGCCGCCTTCAAAACCTGTCTTCAGCCATATATCAACGATCTTCAGGGCTTTTTTGGCTGAAAGCAGCCTCGCTCCGAGGCACAGCACGTTCGAGTCATTGTGTTTTCTTGACATCTTCGCGGTATGGAAGCTTTCGCACGCGGCAGCCCTTATCTTTTTGACTTTATTGGCTGCCATGCTCATCCCTATCCCGCTGCCGCAGACAAGGATGCCCCTGTCGGCTTTTTTTGAAGAGACGGACAACGCGGCTTTTTTTGCATAGACGGGGTAATCTACCGGTCCTAAAGAAAATGTTCCGTAGTCCCTGACGCGAATTTTCTTTTTCAGGAGGAAGGTCTTTATCTTTTCCTTGAGATCGAACCCCGCGTGATCCGATGCAATGGCGATCTTCATGGCTTACAGGATCTCTAAATACCTGTCGATCTCCCAAGGGGTCACTTTGATCCGGTAATCGTCCCATTCGGCGTTCTTCGCGTCAAGGAACCTTTTGAAAGTATGATCTCCGAGCGCGTCCTTAATGATCTGGCTTTTTTCCATTTCATCCAAGGCTTCCTTTAATGATCCGGGCAGCGTTTTTATGTTCCTTTTCTTAAGTTTTTCCTCGTCAAATTCGTATACATCCTCTTCCGTCGGAGCAGGAATGACCATTTTTTTCTTGATGCCATCCATTCCGGCCTTGAGCATCACTGCGAACGCGAGATACGGATTGCAGCTCGGGTCAGGGCACCGGAGCTCGGCGCGGGTCGCCAGCTCCCTTCCAGGAGAGAACCTCGGTATCCTTATAAGCGCGGACCTGTTGATCTGAGCCCAGCAGATATAGACAGGAGCTTCATAGCCCGGCACAAGCCTTTTATATGAATTGACCGTAGGCGCCAGCACAGCGCTCATCGCCCTCGCGTGATGCAGCTGTCCGGCTATGTAATGGTACGCGAGTTTTGAAAGTTTATATTTGTCTTTCGCGTCATAGAAAAGATTATTGCCTTTTTTATCGAACAGGCT
This sequence is a window from Candidatus Saganbacteria bacterium. Protein-coding genes within it:
- a CDS encoding NDP-sugar synthase; the encoded protein is MKAFIMAAGVGTRLEPLTLAIPKPLVPICNVPVMEYNIKLLKKHGIKDLTANLHYFPEQIQHYFKDGSGFGVHINYSFEETLLGTAGGIKKMAVSAHLSDREFIVLSSDVLMDIDLKKLISFHRRKKALATIALTRVEDTSEFGVVIRDADCKITAFQEKPKREEALSNFANTGVYIFNREILKMIPNDNSFDFGKQLFPELAANNMPFYGMEQAGYWKDIGNIHNYKTANFDMLKKKKRHGSDRVLAGRNCKIDPSARFEGNVIIGDNCIIRGNSLIKDTIIWPETVVDRGVEIDESVIGSWCYIENGTVIGKDSIIASRCRIRAGSKIPASSSFLPDRVI
- a CDS encoding glutamine synthetase, whose amino-acid sequence is VNGSGMHTHQSLFDKKGNNLFYDAKDKYKLSKLAYHYIAGQLHHARAMSAVLAPTVNSYKRLVPGYEAPVYICWAQINRSALIRIPRFSPGRELATRAELRCPDPSCNPYLAFAVMLKAGMDGIKKKMVIPAPTEEDVYEFDEEKLKKRNIKTLPGSLKEALDEMEKSQIIKDALGDHTFKRFLDAKNAEWDDYRIKVTPWEIDRYLEIL
- the rpiB gene encoding ribose 5-phosphate isomerase B; the protein is MKIAIASDHAGFDLKEKIKTFLLKKKIRVRDYGTFSLGPVDYPVYAKKAALSVSSKKADRGILVCGSGIGMSMAANKVKKIRAAACESFHTAKMSRKHNDSNVLCLGARLLSAKKALKIVDIWLKTGFEGGRHLRRVRLLG